The sequence GAGCGCCATGGCAATTTTCAATATGACAGGAAGCGTGGGCACGTGCTCCCCGCGCTCGATCTTGCCCATGTGCGAGCGCGAGATGCCTGCCCGGGATGCAAATTCGTCTTGAGCAATACCTTGAGCGACGGCGCAACGCACAGGCCTGTCCGAAGGCCAACGCTGGTTCGGATTCATACGTCGATGTGCCAGCGGGGCGGCCTGGCTGAATAGTGGGCTTCTGCATTTGCAGAAGCGTTCGGACAAACCTCTGAAATTAACCACGTTAAATTTATAGACGTTAAAGTTCACTCTTGCTTATCATATGGGCTCCTCCTTGACCTGATTAGCCGCCTCTGCGGTGCCCTTATGCACAACGCTACCGGCCAGTCCCCCCGTCTCAGGCTCGCCATAGCGCCAGGCGCGCCGTCGCCACAGTTGTCGGCACTGCTGGCGCTGCAACGCGCGGAAGAGCCCGATGTCGCTCTCGCCTTCTTTGAGGTTTCAGGTCGCGATCTGCATGCGGGACTACATGACGGCCGTTACGACGCGGGGGTTTCAATTCAGGTATCGAGCGACGCGGCGCTTAAAGCGCAGCCGTTGTGGGCCGAGTGCATGGCCGTCGCCATGCCGCTACGATTTCCATTGCTTGATCAGGCGACACTCACGATCGCCGATCTGCTGGACTTCGCCCTGTATCGCTGGCAGGCGGAAATCTGTTCCAAGTTGGATGAGCGGCTTTCCACGCCCCTGCCGACAGGTCGACAGAACATCCGGTACGTCACTTCGTTTGGCCTGTTGGCCACGTGGGTCGCGGCCGGCTACGGCGTCGGGGTGTCCGCGCAATCGCGCATCGAGCACGCTCACAGATGGGGGATCACGATGCGGCCGCTCATCGATGGCCCCTACGAGATCGTGACACACCTGCAGCGGCCCCAGGAGCCAACCAGTTCCGTTGTGGAGCGATTCGAGCGAAGAGCGTTGCAGGTCGCAAGGGCGAGTGCTGCATAGTGGACGCGCTCTTGAGGACTGGATTGGTCAGGAATACGCGCCGGCTACGCTGCTCACGCTACCGCGATGCGTTTTCGAGTGAACGTGCCACGCGGTTGACTGCGCCGTGGGTTAGATGCGACTCGACCATCGCACGGCTGAATTCTCCAAGTGGGCGGCAGCCTCGAAACAGCGTAGCACCCGCTAGGAAGGCTGACGCGTACCGGAAGATGTCGAATTCAGTTCTCCATTATTGGCCGGAAAGATCGATATTCCTTCACGTTGATTTTGAATATCATCTGCCTTAATTTCATTGTTTCCGACCGGATACGCCAATGACCGAATTAATAGCTGTCGTCACAATCACCTTGCTGGCCGTCATCAGCCCTGGGCCGGACTTTGCAACGGTTACGCGCAATAGCTTGATGCTGTCGCGCCGCGCGGGCGTGCTGACCGCATTGGGCATAGGCTTAGGCATACTGGTACATATCACCTATACGTTGATCGGCGTGGGCCTGCTAATCCAGCAATCGCTTTGGTTGTTTAACACCATCAACTGGTCGGTGCTGCCTATCTAATTTATCTCGGCATAAAAATGCTGTGCACGAAAGCTGGCGGCGCACTGACCGAAAAGCGTATGGCGCCGCTCTCGGATGGCGCTGCGCTGCGTACCGGTTTCCTGACCAATACGCTGAACCCCAAAGCCACGGTATTCATCGTCAGCCTGTTTATGCAGGTGGTGCGGCCCGACACTCCGCTGGCAGTGCAGATTGGCTATGGCGCTTTCATCGCTGCGGCGCACATGGGCTGGTTTAG is a genomic window of Pseudomonas knackmussii B13 containing:
- a CDS encoding substrate-binding domain-containing protein; amino-acid sequence: MHNATGQSPRLRLAIAPGAPSPQLSALLALQRAEEPDVALAFFEVSGRDLHAGLHDGRYDAGVSIQVSSDAALKAQPLWAECMAVAMPLRFPLLDQATLTIADLLDFALYRWQAEICSKLDERLSTPLPTGRQNIRYVTSFGLLATWVAAGYGVGVSAQSRIEHAHRWGITMRPLIDGPYEIVTHLQRPQEPTSSVVERFERRALQVARASAA